A genomic stretch from Amycolatopsis sp. 195334CR includes:
- a CDS encoding metallophosphoesterase → MIVLAHLSDLHLDAGERSQARAARVFAYLDGLRDEIDAVLVTGDLADHGLAEEYNTVAKFFGGRPLHCPGNHDARGPYREVLLGEPASEEPINQVHRVGGAVFALCDSTIPGRDDGHLDDETLAWLESVLTGAAGAPVFVCFHHPPVDLHIPYVDGIRQSGEDRLAALLSRHPNVVAILCGHAHTAAASTFAGLPLLVAPGVVSTILLPWESEQVVDLAAPPAIAFHVLADDGRLTTHYRVIPAG, encoded by the coding sequence GTGATCGTCCTGGCCCACCTGAGCGACCTCCACCTCGACGCCGGCGAGCGCAGCCAGGCGCGGGCGGCCCGCGTGTTCGCCTACCTCGACGGCTTGCGGGACGAGATCGACGCGGTCCTGGTCACCGGCGACCTCGCCGACCACGGGCTGGCCGAGGAGTACAACACCGTCGCCAAGTTCTTCGGCGGCCGGCCGCTGCACTGCCCCGGAAACCACGACGCACGCGGGCCGTACCGCGAGGTCCTGCTCGGCGAACCCGCGTCCGAGGAGCCGATCAACCAGGTGCACCGCGTGGGCGGTGCCGTGTTCGCCCTGTGCGACTCGACCATCCCCGGCCGCGACGACGGTCACCTCGACGACGAAACGCTCGCCTGGCTCGAATCGGTCCTCACCGGCGCCGCCGGCGCCCCGGTTTTTGTCTGCTTCCACCATCCGCCGGTGGACCTGCACATCCCGTACGTCGACGGCATCCGGCAGTCCGGTGAGGACCGGCTCGCCGCCCTGCTTTCCCGCCACCCCAACGTGGTCGCGATCCTGTGCGGCCACGCGCACACCGCCGCGGCGAGCACGTTCGCGGGCCTGCCGCTGCTCGTCGCGCCGGGTGTGGTGTCGACGATCCTGCTGCCGTGGGAGAGCGAGCAGGTCGTCGACCTGGCCGCGCCGCCCGCCATCGCCTTCCACGTCCTGGCCGACGACGGGCGGCTGACCACGCACTACCGCGTCATCCCAGCCGGCTGA
- a CDS encoding sigma 54-interacting transcriptional regulator, producing the protein MNSAPAHLPRTAGELRAAGYTPRGVKTEIHDNLLTALRAGKDPWPGIVGFGRTVLPQLERALLAGHDVVLLGERGQGKTRLLRTLAGLLDEWTPVIEGAELPEHPLDPITPASRRRAAELGDALPVAWLHRGERYTEKLATPDTSVGDLIGDVDPVKVAEGRSLGDPETIHFGLVPRAHRGIVAVNELPDLAERIQVALLNVMEERDIQVRGYTLRLPLDVLVVATANPEDYTNRGRIITPLKDRFGAEIRTHYPLELDAEVGVVRQEAQLVAEVGDPLLEVLARFVRNLREASVIDQRSGVSARFAVAAAETVAAAALRRAALTGEEPAVARPIDLEAVPAVLRGKLEFEPGEEGRETEHLVHLLRRAVAETARERFAGLDLRPLADVVADGHLVATGDRVPGADVLAALPELPVLHEVAHRAGVSADDSPGRIAAAVELALESLYLARRLAKDEDGTSTVYGP; encoded by the coding sequence GTGAACTCCGCACCAGCACACCTTCCCCGCACCGCGGGGGAGCTCCGCGCCGCCGGGTACACCCCGCGCGGCGTGAAAACCGAGATCCACGACAACCTGCTCACCGCCCTGCGGGCCGGGAAAGATCCGTGGCCGGGCATCGTCGGGTTCGGCCGCACCGTGCTGCCGCAGCTGGAGCGCGCGCTGCTGGCGGGCCACGACGTGGTCCTGCTCGGCGAGCGCGGGCAGGGCAAGACCCGGCTCCTGCGCACCCTGGCCGGCCTGCTCGACGAGTGGACGCCGGTGATCGAGGGCGCCGAACTGCCCGAGCACCCGCTCGACCCGATCACCCCGGCCTCGCGGCGCCGGGCTGCCGAACTCGGCGACGCGCTGCCCGTGGCCTGGCTGCACCGCGGCGAGCGCTACACCGAGAAGCTGGCCACGCCGGACACCTCCGTCGGTGACCTCATCGGCGACGTCGACCCGGTGAAGGTGGCCGAGGGCCGCAGCCTGGGCGATCCCGAGACCATCCACTTCGGACTGGTGCCGCGCGCGCACCGCGGCATCGTCGCGGTCAACGAGCTGCCGGACCTGGCCGAGCGCATCCAGGTGGCGCTGCTCAACGTGATGGAGGAGCGCGACATCCAGGTCCGCGGCTACACCCTGCGGCTGCCGCTGGACGTGCTCGTGGTGGCCACCGCGAACCCCGAGGACTACACCAACCGCGGCCGGATCATCACCCCGCTGAAGGACCGCTTCGGCGCCGAGATCCGCACGCACTACCCGCTGGAACTCGATGCCGAGGTCGGCGTCGTCCGCCAGGAGGCCCAGCTGGTCGCCGAAGTGGGTGACCCGCTGCTGGAGGTGCTCGCCCGGTTCGTCCGGAACCTGCGCGAGGCCAGCGTGATCGACCAGCGCTCCGGGGTGTCCGCCCGGTTCGCGGTCGCGGCGGCGGAGACCGTGGCCGCTGCGGCGCTGCGGCGGGCCGCGCTGACCGGCGAGGAGCCCGCGGTCGCCCGCCCGATCGACCTGGAGGCCGTGCCCGCCGTGCTGCGCGGCAAGCTCGAGTTCGAGCCCGGCGAGGAGGGCCGTGAGACCGAGCACCTGGTGCACCTGCTGCGCCGGGCGGTCGCCGAGACCGCGCGCGAGCGGTTCGCCGGTCTCGACCTGCGCCCGCTCGCCGACGTGGTGGCCGACGGCCACCTGGTGGCCACCGGTGACCGCGTCCCGGGCGCCGACGTGCTCGCCGCGCTGCCGGAACTGCCGGTCCTGCACGAGGTCGCCCACCGCGCCGGGGTGTCCGCCGACGACTCGCCCGGCCGCATCGCCGCCGCGGTGGAGCTGGCGCTGGAATCGCTGTACCTCGCCCGCCGGCTGGCCAAGGACGAGGACGGCACCAGCACGGTGTACGGGCCATGA
- a CDS encoding VWA domain-containing protein, with the protein MTYAYGPWHDGPDPLAPPADLRDALDEIGRDVLGGSSPRAALEELLRRGTRSTTGLDELTRRVWQRRSEIQRRNNLDGTLNEVRRLLDEALDAEKRALFPDPSDDARFDEARLDALPPGTAAAVRELAEYSWRSEQGRENYEKIQELLGKELLDSRFEGMKEALQSTRPEDVERVRQMLADLNALLAAHAQGFSDVHERFTEFMRRHGEFFPENPKNIDELIDALAARAAAAQRMLNSMTPEQRAELAELSQQAFGSPELAQQLSNLDSQLRALRPGEDWESAGRFRGDNPMGLGEGAQAMADLAELDALAEQLAQSYPGASMDDLDLEALTRQLGEDAAVDARRLSELERELRGQGLFERAPDGSLRLSPKALRRLGETALSDVVRTLRGRTGERETASAGAAGEPTGSTRPWRFGDTQPWDASRTVRNAVLRRASAGGAAVRLDVSDVEITETEHRSRAAVALCVDTSWSMVQEGRWLPMKRTALALHQLISTRFRHDALQLITFGRYAAPVELGDLIGLEGTWEQGTNAHHALLLAGRHLRRHPGARPVVLMVTDGEPTAHLEADGVAEFSYPPLPQTIRWTITEVDQLARLGAAVTVFRLGDDPRLTSFVNLIARRSGGRVVAPDLDGLGAAVVGDYLRNRD; encoded by the coding sequence ATGACCTACGCGTACGGGCCGTGGCACGACGGTCCCGATCCGCTGGCCCCACCGGCTGATCTCCGCGACGCGCTCGACGAGATCGGCCGGGACGTGCTGGGCGGCTCGTCGCCCCGCGCGGCGCTGGAGGAACTGCTGCGGCGCGGTACCCGGTCCACCACCGGTCTCGACGAGCTGACCCGCCGCGTCTGGCAGCGGCGCTCGGAGATCCAGCGGCGCAACAACCTCGACGGCACGCTCAACGAGGTCCGCCGTCTGCTGGACGAAGCGCTGGACGCGGAGAAGCGCGCCTTGTTCCCGGATCCGTCCGACGACGCGCGCTTCGACGAGGCCCGGCTCGACGCGCTGCCGCCCGGGACCGCCGCGGCGGTGCGTGAGCTGGCCGAGTACTCGTGGCGGTCCGAGCAGGGCCGGGAGAACTACGAGAAGATCCAGGAGCTGCTCGGCAAGGAGCTGCTCGACTCCCGGTTCGAGGGCATGAAGGAGGCCCTGCAGAGCACACGGCCCGAGGACGTCGAGCGGGTCCGGCAGATGCTGGCCGACCTCAACGCGCTGCTCGCCGCGCACGCGCAGGGCTTCTCCGACGTCCACGAGCGCTTCACCGAGTTCATGCGGCGCCACGGCGAGTTCTTCCCGGAGAACCCGAAGAACATCGACGAGCTGATCGACGCGCTGGCCGCCCGTGCCGCGGCCGCCCAGCGCATGCTCAACTCGATGACCCCGGAACAGCGCGCCGAGCTGGCCGAGCTCTCGCAGCAGGCGTTCGGCAGCCCGGAACTGGCCCAGCAGCTGTCCAATTTGGACTCCCAGCTGCGGGCGCTGCGGCCGGGCGAGGACTGGGAGTCGGCGGGCCGGTTCCGCGGGGACAACCCGATGGGGCTCGGCGAGGGCGCGCAGGCGATGGCGGACCTGGCCGAGCTGGACGCGCTGGCCGAGCAGCTCGCGCAGTCCTATCCCGGGGCCAGCATGGACGACCTCGACCTGGAGGCGCTGACCCGGCAGCTCGGCGAGGACGCCGCGGTGGACGCGCGGCGACTGTCCGAACTGGAGCGTGAACTCCGCGGCCAGGGCTTGTTCGAGCGGGCGCCGGACGGTTCGCTTCGCTTGTCGCCCAAGGCATTGCGGCGACTCGGGGAGACCGCGCTGTCGGACGTGGTGCGCACCCTGCGCGGGCGCACCGGCGAACGGGAGACGGCCTCGGCGGGCGCGGCGGGGGAGCCGACCGGCTCGACCCGGCCGTGGCGCTTCGGGGACACCCAGCCGTGGGACGCCTCGCGCACCGTGCGCAACGCCGTGCTGCGGCGGGCTTCCGCCGGTGGCGCGGCGGTGCGGCTGGACGTGTCCGACGTGGAGATCACCGAGACCGAGCACCGGTCGCGGGCGGCGGTCGCGTTGTGCGTGGACACCTCGTGGTCGATGGTGCAGGAGGGGCGCTGGCTGCCGATGAAGCGCACCGCGCTCGCGCTGCACCAGCTGATCTCCACGCGGTTCCGCCACGACGCGCTGCAGCTGATCACCTTCGGGCGCTACGCGGCGCCGGTCGAACTGGGTGACCTGATCGGCCTGGAGGGCACGTGGGAGCAGGGCACCAACGCCCACCACGCGCTGCTGCTGGCCGGACGGCACCTGCGGCGGCACCCCGGCGCGCGGCCGGTGGTGCTGATGGTGACCGACGGGGAGCCGACCGCCCACCTGGAGGCCGACGGGGTGGCGGAGTTCTCCTACCCGCCGCTGCCGCAGACCATCCGCTGGACCATCACCGAGGTGGACCAGCTGGCCAGGCTGGGCGCCGCGGTGACCGTGTTCCGCCTCGGCGACGACCCGCGGCTGACCTCGTTCGTGAACCTGATCGCCCGCCGCTCCGGCGGCCGGGTGGTGGCACCGGACCTGGACGGCCTCGGCGCCGCCGTGGTCGGCGACTACCTGCGCAACCGCGACTGA
- a CDS encoding S8 family serine peptidase, with protein MTDAASRTTGRYLVLLEEDSAVAGARSMADVAGLRTASTADLYDASSASSLGGADGLLFHELGVAVVTAAEDQVAALTAAADAPGPISRIEAERTVFAISPATPTVEQAQVDESLFTWGLQATRAHESQLSGKGIRVAVLDTGFDVNHPDFAGRTVVTNSFVEGEDVQDGNGHGTHCIGTSCGPRKVDGGPGYGIAYEAEIYAGKVLGNSGSGSDGGILAGISWAIGNGCAIISMSLGADTSPGDPFSPVYEQVAQRALGRGTLIIAAAGNASERADGRIAPIGHPANCPSILAVGAVDSAGAIADFSSGSVDPGHGVDIGGPGVNVHSAWPMPKRYRSISGTSMATPHVSGLAALVAQKYGARGWELWGRLSQCSLRTGLSSQDSGVGLVQAP; from the coding sequence ATGACGGACGCGGCGAGCAGGACCACGGGGCGGTATCTGGTTCTGCTGGAAGAGGATTCAGCCGTGGCGGGGGCCCGGAGCATGGCCGACGTCGCCGGACTGCGCACGGCGAGCACAGCCGATCTGTACGACGCGTCGAGCGCGAGTTCGCTCGGCGGCGCCGACGGGCTGCTGTTCCACGAACTCGGGGTCGCGGTGGTGACCGCGGCCGAGGACCAGGTCGCCGCGCTCACCGCGGCGGCCGACGCACCGGGCCCGATCTCGCGGATCGAGGCCGAGCGCACGGTCTTCGCCATCTCGCCCGCCACACCGACGGTCGAGCAGGCGCAGGTCGACGAGTCGCTGTTCACCTGGGGGCTGCAGGCCACCCGCGCGCACGAGAGCCAGCTGAGCGGCAAGGGGATCCGGGTGGCCGTGCTGGACACCGGGTTCGACGTCAACCACCCGGACTTCGCCGGGCGCACCGTGGTGACGAACTCGTTCGTCGAGGGGGAGGACGTCCAGGACGGCAACGGCCACGGCACGCACTGCATCGGCACCTCGTGCGGGCCGCGCAAGGTCGACGGCGGGCCCGGGTACGGGATCGCCTACGAGGCCGAGATCTACGCGGGCAAGGTGCTCGGCAACTCCGGTTCCGGTTCCGACGGCGGCATCCTGGCCGGGATCTCCTGGGCCATCGGCAACGGCTGCGCGATCATCTCCATGTCGCTGGGCGCGGACACCAGCCCGGGCGACCCGTTCTCGCCGGTCTACGAGCAGGTCGCCCAGCGCGCGCTCGGCCGCGGCACGCTGATCATCGCCGCGGCGGGCAACGCCAGCGAACGTGCCGACGGCCGGATCGCCCCGATCGGGCACCCGGCGAACTGCCCGTCGATCCTCGCGGTCGGCGCGGTGGACTCGGCGGGCGCGATCGCGGACTTCTCCTCGGGTTCGGTGGATCCCGGGCACGGCGTGGACATCGGCGGGCCGGGCGTGAACGTGCACTCGGCGTGGCCGATGCCGAAGCGGTACCGCAGCATCAGCGGCACCAGCATGGCCACGCCGCACGTGTCCGGGCTGGCCGCGCTGGTCGCGCAGAAGTACGGCGCGCGCGGGTGGGAGCTGTGGGGCAGGTTGTCGCAGTGCTCGCTGCGCACCGGGTTGTCTTCGCAGGATTCGGGTGTTGGACTGGTTCAGGCCCCCTGA
- a CDS encoding cytochrome P450: MTSTAPTRPSARPAAALPPGPRLPVAVQTVLFGSFRQFLLPLARRRYGDVVRLRIYPERDVVSLSDPEHIKAVFTGPVTTFHAGEGNAILKPLMGEHSVLLTDEDEHMRARKLLMPAFNGSALRGYREMVTELTVAEVERWPTGRVFRSHERMQVLTLEVILRVVFGVTDGPRLDRLRVLLRRLLDIGPLDIFGWHNANLQKIGPWKRNAQRQREIDELIYAEIADRRRADDLADRGDVLSRLLTVPGDDPLTDAELRDQLITLLLAGHETTATTLGWAFHELARDPGCLRSATEAADNHDEKYLEAVTKEAMRLHPVIHEVARRLTEDVEVGGYLLPAGFTVQPSIALVQSDPEHFPEPERFSPERFVDGAPPAGTWFPFGGGVRRCLGAGFSLMEANVVLGEVLRRYHLSPERLSAEQPKARHITMVPARGAKILVTERN, translated from the coding sequence ATGACCAGCACCGCACCGACCCGTCCCAGCGCCCGCCCGGCCGCGGCGCTGCCACCCGGCCCGCGCCTGCCGGTCGCGGTGCAGACCGTGCTCTTCGGCAGCTTCCGCCAGTTCCTGCTGCCGCTGGCCCGCCGCCGTTACGGCGACGTGGTGCGGTTGCGCATCTACCCCGAGCGGGACGTGGTCTCGCTGTCGGACCCCGAGCACATCAAGGCGGTGTTCACCGGCCCGGTCACCACCTTCCACGCCGGCGAGGGCAACGCCATCCTCAAGCCGCTGATGGGCGAGCACTCGGTGCTGCTCACCGACGAGGACGAGCACATGCGGGCGCGCAAGCTGCTGATGCCCGCGTTCAACGGCTCGGCCCTGCGCGGCTACCGCGAGATGGTCACCGAACTGACCGTGGCCGAGGTCGAGCGCTGGCCGACCGGCCGGGTTTTCCGGTCACACGAACGGATGCAGGTGCTCACCCTGGAGGTGATCCTGCGGGTGGTCTTCGGCGTGACCGACGGGCCCCGCCTGGACCGGCTGCGCGTGCTGCTGCGCCGCCTGCTCGACATCGGCCCGCTCGACATCTTCGGCTGGCACAACGCGAACCTGCAGAAGATCGGCCCGTGGAAGCGCAACGCCCAGCGCCAGCGCGAGATCGACGAGCTGATCTACGCCGAGATCGCCGACCGCCGCCGCGCCGACGACCTGGCCGACCGCGGTGACGTGCTCTCCCGCCTGCTCACCGTGCCGGGTGACGATCCGCTGACCGACGCGGAACTGCGCGACCAGCTGATCACCCTGCTGCTGGCCGGGCACGAGACCACCGCGACCACGCTCGGCTGGGCCTTCCACGAACTCGCGCGCGATCCCGGGTGCTTGCGCTCCGCGACCGAGGCGGCCGACAACCACGACGAAAAATACCTCGAAGCGGTGACGAAGGAAGCGATGCGGCTGCACCCGGTGATCCACGAGGTCGCCCGCCGGCTCACCGAGGACGTCGAGGTCGGTGGTTACCTGCTGCCCGCCGGGTTCACCGTGCAGCCGTCGATCGCGCTGGTGCAGTCGGATCCCGAGCACTTCCCGGAGCCGGAGCGGTTCTCGCCGGAGCGGTTCGTCGACGGCGCGCCGCCGGCGGGCACCTGGTTCCCGTTCGGCGGCGGGGTCCGGCGGTGCCTCGGTGCCGGATTCTCCTTGATGGAAGCCAATGTCGTGCTGGGCGAGGTGCTGCGGCGCTACCACCTGTCCCCCGAACGGCTCAGCGCGGAACAGCCGAAAGCCCGGCACATCACCATGGTTCCCGCCCGCGGAGCGAAAATCCTTGTCACTGAGCGGAATTGA
- a CDS encoding TetR/AcrR family transcriptional regulator, protein MGHREELLAAARRLLEDKGYAHITARDLVAASGTNLASIGYHFGSKAGLLNAAIGEVFEEWTNQLADIAMAEPGVPPIERGRLTWATMLENLDSRRALLLSYVEALAQAERTPSLREQFAAQYRRCRVRVAGLVAQSLGEGWSADDPRCAAVASFVIAVCDGLSVQWLLDPEGSPSGDDLTAGLIALWSASADWTARSSVEGGGGPAGGRVDPHAT, encoded by the coding sequence GTGGGTCACCGCGAAGAACTGCTGGCCGCCGCGCGCCGGCTGCTCGAGGACAAGGGCTACGCGCACATCACCGCGCGCGACCTGGTGGCCGCGTCGGGCACCAACCTGGCCTCGATCGGCTACCACTTCGGCTCCAAGGCGGGCCTGCTCAACGCCGCGATCGGCGAGGTGTTCGAGGAGTGGACCAACCAGCTCGCCGACATCGCGATGGCCGAGCCGGGCGTGCCGCCGATCGAACGCGGGCGGCTGACCTGGGCGACGATGCTGGAGAACCTGGACTCCCGCCGCGCGCTGCTGCTGTCCTATGTGGAGGCTCTGGCGCAGGCCGAGCGCACGCCGTCGCTGCGCGAGCAGTTCGCCGCGCAGTACCGCCGCTGCCGGGTCAGGGTGGCCGGGCTGGTGGCGCAGTCGCTGGGGGAGGGCTGGTCGGCCGACGACCCGCGGTGCGCGGCGGTGGCCAGTTTTGTCATCGCCGTCTGCGACGGGCTTTCCGTGCAGTGGCTGCTCGACCCGGAAGGCTCGCCCAGTGGGGACGACCTGACCGCGGGATTGATCGCGTTGTGGTCCGCGTCCGCAGACTGGACAGCGCGCAGCTCCGTTGAGGGTGGTGGTGGGCCGGCGGGCGGGAGGGTTGACCCTCACGCGACGTGA
- a CDS encoding MerR family transcriptional regulator: protein MSFPVGRVAELAGVTVRTLHHYDEIGLLTPSGRSAAGYRRYSDADLDRLQRILLYRELGFPLETIAAIVDEPSTDPIGHLKRQRDLLHERIERLRRMAASVEHVLEAKIMGEALTPEEKLEVFGGFREPEGYAEQAAARWGDTPEWQWAQRNRKPMGKQDWAEAERVRRDWVDRLLALLDAGASPGDEAAMDLAEEHRRMLGAFMGECGYEMHRNVTALYVTEPVQLGFLVREPDQRPGLAEFIRDAAVANSARGE, encoded by the coding sequence GTGAGCTTTCCGGTCGGCCGGGTGGCCGAACTCGCCGGGGTGACCGTGCGCACGCTGCACCACTACGACGAGATCGGCCTGCTCACCCCGAGCGGCCGCAGCGCCGCCGGGTACCGCCGCTACAGCGACGCGGACCTGGACCGCCTGCAGCGCATCCTGCTGTACCGGGAGCTGGGCTTCCCCCTGGAGACGATCGCGGCCATTGTGGACGAACCGTCGACCGATCCGATCGGGCACCTCAAGCGGCAGCGCGACCTGCTGCACGAGCGGATCGAGCGGTTGCGGCGGATGGCCGCCTCCGTCGAGCACGTGCTGGAGGCGAAGATCATGGGCGAAGCGCTGACCCCGGAGGAGAAGCTGGAGGTGTTCGGCGGCTTCCGCGAGCCGGAGGGCTACGCCGAGCAGGCCGCCGCGCGCTGGGGCGACACGCCCGAGTGGCAGTGGGCCCAGCGGAACCGCAAGCCGATGGGCAAGCAGGACTGGGCCGAGGCCGAGCGGGTCCGCCGGGACTGGGTCGACCGGCTGCTGGCGCTGCTGGACGCGGGGGCGTCCCCCGGTGACGAGGCCGCGATGGACCTGGCCGAGGAGCACCGGCGGATGCTGGGCGCGTTCATGGGGGAGTGCGGGTATGAGATGCATCGCAACGTGACCGCGCTCTACGTGACCGAACCGGTACAGCTGGGCTTCCTGGTGCGCGAACCGGACCAGCGGCCGGGCCTGGCCGAGTTCATCCGGGACGCCGCGGTGGCCAACTCGGCACGGGGGGAGTAG
- the mshC gene encoding cysteine--1-D-myo-inosityl 2-amino-2-deoxy-alpha-D-glucopyranoside ligase encodes MHTWSSIDVPRVPGSPRPLRLHDTSTGLLRPTAPGSTARLYVCGITPYDATHLGHAATYLAFDLVHRLWLDAGHEVHYVQNVTDIDDPLLERAERDQDDWVVLGMRETALFREDMEALRVLPPRDFVGAVESIPEIVEVIGKLLASGLAYRVDDPEYPDIYFAKDGSGRFGYESGYDAETMAKFFAERGGDPDRAGKRDPLDALLWRMARPGEPSWESELGAGRPGWHIECSAIAVNRLGMGFDVQGGGSDLAFPHHEYSAAHAEALSGEHPFARHYVHAGMIGLDGEKMSKSKGNLVFVSRLRADKVDPGAIRLGLFAGHYRSDRSWTDEVLETAEARLSKWREAISLPAGPAAGSTVDRLREHLADDLDTPKALAAVDAWADEALTRRGTDSAAPGLVRDAVDALLGIAL; translated from the coding sequence ATGCATACTTGGTCTTCGATCGACGTGCCCCGGGTGCCTGGGAGCCCTCGTCCGCTGCGGCTCCACGACACCTCGACCGGCCTGCTGCGGCCGACGGCGCCCGGATCGACGGCCCGGTTGTACGTCTGCGGCATCACCCCGTACGACGCCACCCACCTCGGGCACGCGGCCACCTACCTGGCCTTCGACCTGGTGCACCGGCTGTGGCTGGACGCCGGGCACGAGGTCCACTATGTACAGAACGTGACCGACATCGACGACCCGCTGCTGGAGCGCGCCGAGCGCGACCAGGACGACTGGGTGGTGCTCGGCATGCGGGAGACCGCGTTGTTCCGCGAGGACATGGAGGCGCTGCGCGTGCTGCCGCCCCGCGACTTCGTCGGCGCGGTGGAGAGCATCCCGGAGATCGTCGAGGTGATCGGGAAGCTGCTGGCCAGCGGCCTGGCCTACCGGGTGGACGACCCGGAGTACCCGGACATCTACTTCGCCAAGGACGGCAGCGGCCGGTTCGGCTACGAGTCCGGGTACGACGCCGAGACCATGGCGAAGTTCTTCGCCGAACGCGGCGGGGACCCCGACCGGGCGGGCAAGCGGGATCCGCTGGACGCGCTGCTGTGGCGGATGGCGCGTCCCGGCGAGCCGTCGTGGGAGTCCGAACTGGGCGCGGGCCGCCCCGGCTGGCACATCGAATGCAGCGCGATCGCGGTGAACCGGCTGGGCATGGGCTTCGACGTCCAGGGCGGTGGCTCCGACCTCGCCTTCCCGCACCACGAGTACAGCGCCGCGCACGCGGAGGCGCTGTCGGGCGAGCACCCGTTCGCCCGGCACTACGTGCACGCGGGCATGATCGGGCTCGACGGGGAGAAGATGTCGAAGTCCAAGGGGAACCTGGTGTTCGTTTCCCGGCTGCGGGCGGACAAGGTGGACCCGGGCGCGATCCGGCTCGGGTTGTTCGCCGGGCACTACCGCAGCGATCGCTCGTGGACGGACGAGGTGCTGGAGACCGCGGAGGCGCGGCTGTCGAAGTGGCGCGAGGCCATCTCGCTGCCGGCCGGTCCGGCCGCCGGGAGCACGGTGGACCGGCTGCGCGAGCACCTCGCCGACGACCTCGACACGCCGAAGGCGCTGGCCGCGGTGGACGCCTGGGCGGACGAGGCGCTGACCCGCCGGGGCACCGACAGCGCCGCGCCCGGACTGGTGCGCGACGCCGTCGACGCCCTACTGGGGATCGCCCTGTAG